In Salmo salar chromosome ssa03, Ssal_v3.1, whole genome shotgun sequence, a single genomic region encodes these proteins:
- the LOC106601716 gene encoding aldehyde dehydrogenase family 3 member B1, with translation MASQSEVIDRLRASFRSGVTFPEQFRMTQLQNLLSLVEENEQLIQDALHKDLHKPKFESVLSEIQITLNDLYFAMENLRTWMQPEYNIGKNLATRMDDCFIRREPLGVVLIIGAWNYPLHLILLPLVAAIAAGNCAILKPSEICQATEQLLAELIPKYLSQDCYAVLCGGAEDTKSLLKNKFDHIFYTGSQVVARSILLAAAPHLTPVTLELGGKSPCFIYGHIDIQKAAKRLCWSKFFNTGQSCVAPDYVLCTAQTRDALLPALRETLRTFYGPDPGASLDMGRIVTPRHWRRLMDMLEKSKGKVVIGGESREEDRYIAPTVLVDVQESDALMQEEIFGPILPILTIESLEEGIDYINRQEKPLALYVFSDETSVVTTVLNNTSSGGFCGNDGIVHMALPGLPFGGVGASGMGSYHGRWGFETFSHRRGCMNRSWLLERVNVLRYPPYSDYNLGWLRWATTFKKNSWGGCSVM, from the exons ATGGCCAGCCAGAGTGAGGTGATTGACCGGTTGAGGGCTTCGTTCCGGTCAGGCGTGACCTTTCCAGAGCAGTTCCGTATGACCCAGCTCCAGAACCTTCTCTCCCTGGTAGAAGAAAACGAGCAGCTGATACAAGATGCTCTCCACAAGGACCTCCATAAG cccAAGTTTGAGTCGGTCCTGTCAGAGATTCAGATAACCCTGAATGACCTGTACTTCGCCATGGAAAACCTCAGGACCTGGATGCAGCCGGAATACAACATTGGCAAGAATCTG GCCACTAGGATGGATGACTGTTTCATACGCAGGGAACCCTTGGGGGTAGTTTTAATCATCGGGGCGTGGAACTACCCTCTCCAtcttattctcttacctttgGTTGCTGCAATTGCTGCAG GAAACTGTGCCATTCTGAAGCCGTCAGAGATCTGTCAGGCCACCGAGCAACTCCTGGCAGAACTCATCCCCAAATACCTGTCTCAG GACTGCTATGCAGTACTATGTGGTGGAGCAGAGGACACCAAGTCATTGCTGAAGAATAAATTTGACCACATCTTCTACACAG gTTCCCAGGTGGTGGCCCGCTCCATCCTTCTAGCGGCGGCGCCTCACCTGACCCCCGTCACCCTGGAGCTGGGTGGCAAGAGCCCCTGCTTCATTTACGGCCATATTGACATCCAGAAGGCCGCCAAGCGCCTGTGCTGGTCCAAGTTCTTCAACACTGGCCAGAGCTGTGTGGCACCCGACTACgtcctctgcacagcccagaCCCGGGACGCCCTGCTGCCCGCTCTCCGGGAGACCCTGCGGACCTTCTACGGGCCGGACCCCGGAGCGAGCCTGGACATGGGGCGTATAGTCACCCCACGCCACTGGAGACGCCTGATGGACATGCTGGAGAAGTCCAAGGGGAAGGTGGTGATCGGAGGGGAGAGCCGCGAGGAGGACAGGTATATTG ctcccacAGTGTTGGTGGACGTGCAGGAGTCTGATGCTCTAATGCAGGAGGAGATCTTTGGCCCCATCCTGCCCATCCTAACCATAGAGTCTCTGGAGGAGGGCATAGACTACATCAACCGCCAAGAGAAACCCCTGGCCCTCTACGTCTTCTCTGACGAGACCTCG GTGGTGACCACAGTGTTGAACAACACCAGTAGTGGTGGTTTCTGCGGCAATGATGGTATAGTACACATGGCCTTGCCAGGCCTGCCCTTTGGAGGAGTAG gTGCCAGTGGGATGGGTAGCTACCACGGCCGCTGGGGCTTTGAGACATTCAGCCACAGACGGGGCTGTATGAACCGGAGCTGGTTGCTGGAGAGGGTCAACGTCCTGCGCTACCCGCCCTACAGCGACTACAACCTGGGCTGGTTACGCTGGGCCACCACCTTCAAGAAGAACAGCTGGGGAGGCTGCTCAGTCATGTGA